The Thermoflavifilum sp. genome contains a region encoding:
- a CDS encoding acyl-CoA carboxylase subunit beta, whose product MEPKTLQFNKNEDAYRLLLSRYRQMREQIQLGGGKKQIEKIKKQHKLTARERIAYLIDRGTSFLELGLFAGYDMYAEAGGCPAGGVVAGIGYVSGRQCVMVANDMTVKAGAWFPITAKKHLRMQEIAMQNHLPIIYLVDSAGVFLPMQDEVFPDKEHFGRVFYNNARMSAMGIPQIAAVMGSCVAGGAYLPVMSDELLMVRGNGSMFLAGPYLVKAAIGEEADAEALGGADMHSSISGTADARFDSEEACLDHIRQLMGLMAKPQDAGLAHVSPAPPRKNPEEIYGIIPDDPTRPYDMQEIIDRIVDDSAFIPYKADYGKTLICGYAHIEGWAVGIVANQRMPVRTRQGELQMGGVIYHDSADKAARFVMLCNQKKLPIIFLQDVTGFMVGTRSEQAGIIKNGAKLVNAVANSIVPKITIIVGNSFGAGNYAMCGRAYDPRFIFAWPSARIAVMGGQQAAETLLQIEISTRKKKGEQLTPEEEKQLLDEITRKYTEQMTPHYAAARLWVDEIIDPLDTRMYIREALHAANQAPITENFHTGVFQV is encoded by the coding sequence ATGGAGCCGAAAACCTTACAGTTCAATAAAAATGAAGATGCTTATCGATTGCTGTTGAGTCGCTATCGTCAGATGCGCGAGCAAATCCAGTTAGGTGGGGGAAAAAAGCAAATCGAAAAAATCAAAAAACAACATAAGCTTACGGCGCGTGAACGTATTGCATATTTAATCGATCGCGGGACTTCTTTTCTGGAGCTCGGCTTATTTGCCGGCTATGATATGTATGCTGAAGCTGGTGGATGTCCGGCCGGTGGCGTGGTTGCTGGAATAGGCTATGTAAGCGGTCGGCAGTGTGTGATGGTGGCCAATGATATGACGGTTAAAGCAGGGGCATGGTTCCCGATTACAGCCAAGAAGCATTTGCGGATGCAGGAAATTGCCATGCAAAACCATCTGCCCATCATTTATCTGGTAGATAGTGCCGGTGTGTTTCTGCCCATGCAGGACGAAGTGTTTCCCGATAAAGAGCATTTCGGACGCGTGTTTTACAACAATGCCCGGATGAGCGCCATGGGCATTCCACAGATAGCCGCCGTCATGGGCAGCTGTGTGGCTGGCGGCGCCTATCTGCCGGTGATGAGCGATGAGCTGCTGATGGTACGGGGCAATGGATCCATGTTTCTGGCCGGCCCGTATCTGGTGAAAGCCGCTATCGGCGAGGAAGCCGATGCGGAGGCCCTGGGCGGGGCAGATATGCATAGCAGCATATCCGGCACGGCTGATGCGCGATTTGATAGCGAAGAAGCCTGTCTGGATCATATCCGACAGCTGATGGGCTTGATGGCAAAGCCACAGGATGCCGGCCTTGCACATGTTTCGCCTGCACCGCCCCGAAAAAATCCGGAAGAAATCTATGGCATTATTCCCGATGATCCCACAAGGCCTTATGATATGCAGGAAATCATCGACCGCATCGTAGATGATTCGGCATTCATCCCCTACAAAGCCGATTATGGGAAAACCCTCATCTGCGGCTATGCCCATATCGAGGGCTGGGCCGTGGGCATCGTAGCCAATCAACGGATGCCCGTGCGTACCCGACAGGGTGAATTGCAGATGGGAGGCGTCATTTACCATGATAGCGCCGACAAAGCCGCTCGTTTCGTGATGCTGTGCAACCAGAAAAAATTGCCTATCATCTTTCTACAGGATGTAACCGGGTTCATGGTGGGCACCCGTTCGGAACAGGCGGGCATCATCAAAAACGGAGCGAAGCTGGTTAATGCCGTGGCCAATTCCATCGTTCCCAAAATCACCATCATCGTGGGTAATTCATTTGGTGCAGGTAATTATGCCATGTGCGGACGTGCTTATGATCCGCGTTTTATCTTTGCCTGGCCCAGCGCACGTATTGCGGTCATGGGTGGGCAGCAGGCGGCGGAAACTTTGTTGCAGATTGAAATCAGCACACGCAAAAAGAAAGGCGAACAGCTCACGCCCGAGGAAGAAAAACAGCTGTTAGATGAAATCACCAGAAAATATACCGAGCAGATGACTCCT
- a CDS encoding FkbM family methyltransferase translates to MGYFFIRKGTTDFQFINYAYEKRVRDYLKDLVASGKIDVFIDIGACIGEYDIWLARHGIYCIAFEPVNHEALRENILLNQLENRIKVYPCGLGSKQEKVSFEIMGTVTGSSRIDRYAKGGNILIQRLDDMLPELGIDFNSQFVMKLDVEGMETEVLDGARDFIANAKHLKIIFEKYEHDDTVNDKLSALASFSFHRIDRYNYVVTKLCS, encoded by the coding sequence ATGGGATATTTCTTCATTCGAAAGGGTACCACTGATTTCCAGTTCATCAATTATGCTTATGAAAAACGGGTGCGCGATTATTTGAAGGACCTGGTAGCATCGGGAAAGATAGATGTTTTTATAGATATAGGCGCTTGCATAGGAGAATATGATATCTGGCTTGCCAGGCATGGTATTTACTGTATTGCTTTTGAACCCGTCAACCATGAGGCTTTACGGGAAAATATTTTACTCAATCAACTGGAAAATAGGATTAAGGTATATCCTTGCGGATTGGGAAGTAAGCAAGAGAAAGTATCGTTTGAAATAATGGGCACAGTAACAGGGTCCAGTCGAATTGATAGGTATGCAAAAGGTGGTAACATATTGATTCAAAGGCTGGATGATATGCTGCCGGAACTGGGGATTGATTTTAATAGCCAGTTTGTTATGAAGTTAGATGTAGAAGGTATGGAAACAGAAGTGTTGGATGGAGCAAGAGATTTTATAGCAAATGCTAAACATCTGAAGATAATCTTTGAAAAATACGAGCATGATGATACAGTGAATGATAAACTAAGTGCACTCGCAAGTTTTAGTTTTCATAGGATTGATCGATATAATTATGTCGTTACAAAATTATGTTCATGA